A segment of the Bufo bufo chromosome 5, aBufBuf1.1, whole genome shotgun sequence genome:
GTTCATTATCTTTTCTTACAAGCCAGCAGTGACATTAACAGTAGAGAAACATTTATAATTGCTTCTGCATTTCCATTCGGCTCTGTTTCTTCATTAAAAGAGCGAGCACCGAGCGCAGAAATATATTTAGAGTTTATAATGCAATCTCAggcaaaataaaatgaaattttaaaatgtcacagATCATGTCAGACATCTTGTTGGGAAAATCATAAACATCTTTGAAAATGTCAAAAGAAAGAAAATGACAAGAATGCCGCTTTATATCAGCAATAAAATAATTTATCTTGTTCCCAGGGTTTATGTTCTGCACGTTCAGATATAACATTTCAGATATAAATGGCAGATGTAAACAtcaaaaatagaaaatatatatttcccagaaatttGAAAAAGTTTGACTTTCTTTCAAAAATCATTTTGTTACTTCAATAGACTGAGTTCATCAATTTCCTTTTTTGACGCTTCTGCCTGTTTCCTATTGTATatgtcaaaaaatatataatttttcctTCTAATTTGAGAAAATGAATCATTTACCTGTATTTTTTGCTCCATAATATGCACTTTTTTGCACTAattgggggaaaatggcagtacatcttatggggcgaatactattgAATACTTCCATTATAGAGATTGTCATTAGTATGAAGGAGGTCTGGGGAGTGGTGAGTGTAGCACTGCCAGCACTTACTGTACTCACCGATCCATTGTCTTCTTCCATAGGCCGCGCTGCATGTGTcctgactgcctgcagcgttAGGAGGTAGTGCACATAAGCGCACACTATAGTATatatgtcacggtccctcccatgacagaggtgagaagatctgagagactggcaccACGTGAGGGTACTCTGACAGTATCTCTGTTTTCATCTtacagtgttgttgtttggtaatgaccacacctcttgtcaagtgcagtttgtggtcattactgaggctctacttagttctgactcacactggtTACCATGCgattgatatttcctgctggagttggttgagctggtgtgttgttcctttggatctcctgctccttcaTTCTTTTTTAAGCagtgcattttgttttgcattttgttgtttgcttgtgtgtgttgttatctaggcctcagtgagacgctggttccttcatctggagAGGAactagtagtctcattccctgccaccagtCCTAGGGCCTTtcagggtctccagggctaaggttacggtatatgagtatttccactattagggtctactcatactggcaggagtcagggagaggtctagggattcctaggaggtcaccattcccctcccttagctttgaggcctagactgcggtctattccttctgtgtgttatcttgtgttatcccctccccattacatgtgacattatcaaccgcccaaaaaatttcattttgtttgtgtcagtagAGCGATGGctactgtttctgcactggttGATCTtatgcagggactgtctttggatgtggctgacctccgcacggccATCTtgcagtttcagagaccacaggtggGGGCTTCCAGCAGCAtgaaccaggcctgccctgaacataaggtcgctctcccagaaaggttttccgggggaagtgacaactttattTGTTTAAGGGAGTCGTGTAAACTATATTTTAGACTACGTCCAAACTCTTCTGGGGACAAGAGTAAAAGAGTCACGCTCATTActgaaaggtgacgctcagtcttgggctttttctttgcTGACAAGATAACAATCACTCCGGTCAGTAGATGAAATTTTCAGAGCTCTGGGGCTTATCTACAATGACCGAGACTAAGTTgcgtggtttacggcagggatAGCGTTTTGCggagtcctattgctctgaatttaggagatgggcaactgatactgagtggaatgacccagccctccgtagtcaattctgtcaagggttatccgagaACCTGAAGGACGCCTTGGCATTTTGCGAATATCCAGAATCATTGGAGGCAGCCGTATTGATAGacacctgagggagagatctaaggttcctctcTCTCGGGACGCATTATCATTTGGGGAAGCAGGCTCTTACGACACTTTGGGTAGGGAGGCACTTGAGCTCATGTCTGATGATGAGCCAATGCAGTTGGGGGAAGTCACTCCTGGACCTGGTGATAAAAACGTTAGGGTTAAGAAAAAGGCTTTTTTGTGGTaaagggggacattttgttaacgtatgtccttatgttaaatgtcaaggtgaaaaagagagaaagaaaactaatgtgtttagtcctcttctcactcttggtaATGTGTGTGGGGAATCTAAAaatgtacttttgtcatttaccggtagtacccggTTTCTCCTGCTTGCCAAGGTGacgctagactccaaaactgtgggaattgaagtatttattgacagtggggcaggggtaaaCCTAGTTGATGACCATTTCAtccgtatgcatggtttgacaacaagcgcATTAGACAAAATTATTTTggtgtttgcgattgattctGCCCCACTCTCACAAAAGTGtttgtcacaaatggtgcaggacattcacctaaaggtgggagattctcatcaagaatccatttgccccattgactttaatggcaggcgaacctgaaaaaccttcagctcatatttgcagctaccaaatacttacaagaagtgcacaaattgtcccacaacatggatagtgacataccagagggggatcaatggcaaaaattcacacaaaaaatatgtattttaatcaggggcaatttttatgcatcttaaattgaaactctaaaaaatgtgccatgctggaggccatgggagtacaggccccaaacattattcattcaccggacagaaaacatcaagtgattaagtggctggaggtatattgagTCATTAGATAtccattttactgcaggccagtggagtacaggccccaaaaattattcattcaatgtacagaaaagaacaagctttgtcttcttctaagcatggcaggcaggttcccccagaagtatcttgctggatgagcagccaataccgcacttgcatcaatcttgacaggattcagcTTCAGGTGtagaggaattgtttttttggaatgctttctccatcgcaacaccctccTTGTCGTTGAATATactgaagactggccgattctctcctaagaattttttaaaatgttattattaaacttattaaacattttattatgaaatAAATGTCATATATATTATACAATTCAGTGTCTCCATGATCAATCTGCAGCATGGTGGTCCCACACGGGTTCTAcacacttccaaaataaagtggggcgaatagatgacGGATGATCGGGATGCTTcatgatcttcccaggagctgcttttgGAAGCCGAGTGTCATGGGTAGAGTCACAGGAattaagatagagcggaggtgcacccactGAGCTTCCACtcagtcccctgtccctgcctacttgcaccacccgccctaggtgacggagcacaattgggcgacagtccctaacctactaagtgcaagcagagagaaagagacagcaggaaagagtacagccactgagaagttacaataagcggacaagaggtagaacaaaaacggaaggcgaggcgggtcaactagccgaggtcagtccaggaggtcacgtcagaacaaggcaaagtcaaatccgtaaacaagccaaggtcaaaatcCGAGCGTCAAGGTACagtgagcaggcagaagaggtgtcaagaggcggatcgaggttcaattccagaggtagcttaataacaataaagtacacagcctataggacgaaaatcacaggcaacctgtagccagcaggccacctgaatttatagtggggagggagggtcatgtgacgtggccagcgtcatatgaccgacagacaaacaagtcgagcgccgagtgatcagcttggcgctcaaggcagacctagcaacagggagcctcccagctagcaaggccgccctgggaacgaggccaaacacagatcctcgctcccgaagctaagcagcaggtctgcggtgatgggagaccgagtgcgcctttggcgccctgtTACACcgaggttcatttctgagacgtctgtgtgggaatccgaagaccatcttcatctccgtgcaccacaggatgtcctccttctcctgtgttaggaaaaatttaatttttattataaaatttcttaaaaattttattattaaatgtattaaatataataaggatgccctcctttccgttccatgatgactgggaacccctGACAAAGAGACTGGGCCCTGGTTGGTTTGAATCGTGATTAAATTCACAACTCTTCCATGCTCCaaacaatcttgaagctttgtcttcttctcattgtctgtcgctaatagaggcctaagcatgccaggcaggttcccccagaagtatcttgctggatgagcagccaataccgcacttgcatcaatgttgacaggattcggctccaggtggagagtaatttttttttttaatgctttctccatcacaacaccacgtcgttgaataaacagaagactggccgattctctcccatCTTAagcaacatttaattttttttattaaatttattaaatattttaacattaattttattaaaccaaaacatgattaaaattataagaaagtatacttaaatttgcaaaacctggcctaataactcaagtatgaattcTGCCTTATAGGTCGATTTTAgtatcaagaagaagtgcactccttttatacccttgtcagctgattacacatagatgtctacagaaccagtgtattacacacttatataagtagagcccccctattacacacttatataagtagagcccccctgacagagtggagaggatgtcagcagtaagtttgtgttgatgtcactgattaatttacccttcctctgatccgtcagaacaataacccacaaaaaacagatcctgtctttggagtatacgccttcacttggtcagcatttgatcagtattgctaatgccaataaaaacaggagtggatctaaaacagagatgacacatgaatggaatatttgcatttcttctgtgttttgtacccactcctgcttgtgTATTACgcacgtttgtgtgattgacagcagttttGTCCAATGAAaatacagccctgtctatatgaaAGGTGTCTAATGAGAGAGAAATGCAGGTGGGAAATTTCATGTGTGTTGGGAGAGTGGATTGTTTGCAGTCATGGAATTCTCCAGAAGGCGACCAATTGCGGCAGTAATCCATCTCAGACGTTTGCGGCGAAGGAGAGAGAGCAGGTGACGCTTCTGGGTCCATCCTGTCATTGCCAATCGACAGGAAAGGGGACAGTTCTGGGCACTGTACGAGACCCTCCGGGCCCATGAAGACAAACTTTTTTCCTACACGCGGATGTCCATCACCAGGTTTGTACATATACAATAGTTATAGTAGTGGTGTTCCAATTGTGAAGGTACCAGTTTTAGTTTTTTGGTATTGTTAACCCTCACCATTTTCGTTTTCAACAGCTTTGATGAGCTCCTGGGGTTGTTGGGCACCCGTTTAGAACGTCAGGACACCTTCATGCGGGACAGTATACCACCAGCGGAAAGACTGATTATTACTTTGCGGTAAGTAGACTCTAATTGTGGCCTTATAAAGCATTTGCATTGTGTGGTGACTGGATATTAGTGTGGCCTTTGTTATTTTCTACTGGTGGTTGTGACGTTTGAGTGTTTTTGCGGGGGGGGGGTATTGGATGTGTATGCTTTTTAAATTTGGCATATAGATACCATACATACATAGTTTACCCACATTTTTCCATACGGAACCACTCACTTCGAAATAAAAGTCCCAAAAACTTTgcgaatgtttttatttttgggaaAAGTAATAACATCTTACAGTTCCTCAAAACATGCGCAAAGTGTGTTTAACAAAATCAACATAACTATCGTACTTTTTAACTTAAAATTATTAGGTAATTTTCCTATATTAACAATGAAGGTCGAACACCCCTGATGCACCAAATTATGTATGTTATTTCTCAAAGGTTTTGGTACTGTGGGAAGGCAAAATGTGGCTCTGGATCCCGCATGGCCTCTCTCATTCCACCTGATTGATGGGCAGGTTGCATTTGAGTGGTGGTGGAGGTGTTGTTGCCCATGCTGGTGGAGGGATAGCTGTATGATGATTGTGGTTGTGTGTGACATGTGTCGTGAGGGTGTGGTATGTTAGTTTGTGGGTATGTTTGTGATGTGTATGTGTGAGTGGTtggtggatgttgtggtggatgttgtggtggatgttgtggtggatgttgtggtgcATTTTTGGGctgtgtgatgtcataatgtgGAATGAAGCTGTCTAGGGCCCTTGTTAAGGTATCCCTCGCTTCAGTTATGCGACTTCTGGGCACTTGCTGCATTTTTTCCTCCAAACTAAGTAAGAAAAGGCCATCACAAGAGAGTTTGGGTGCTGGATGGGCAAGTGCATCCAGGCATGCAATTAGCCGGTCCTCTTGGCGATCTGGTCTTCTCCTTTTTGGAC
Coding sequences within it:
- the LOC121001322 gene encoding uncharacterized protein LOC121001322 isoform X1; amino-acid sequence: MAFLIPCTEMRSTNSSWSQSQQQEEEEEEVTRDSEACASTGPLSPPPPDPTPPFQTPTQPALPVVETENIRTHRPKRRRPDRQEDRLIACLDALAHPAPKLSCDGLFLLSLEEKMQQVPRSRITEARDTLTRALDSFIPHYDITQPKNAPQHPPQHPPQHPPQHPPTTHTYTSQTYPQTNIPHPHDTCHTQPQSSYSYPSTSMGNNTSTTTQMQPAHQSGGMREAMRDPEPHFAFPQYQNL
- the LOC121001322 gene encoding uncharacterized protein LOC121001322 isoform X3, with the translated sequence MAFLIPCTEMRSWSQSQQQEEEEEEVTRDSEACASTGPLSPPPPDPTPPFQTPTQPALPVVETENIRTHRPKRRRPDRQEDRLIACLDALAHPAPKLSCDGLFLLSLEEKMQQVPRSRITEARDTLTRALDSFIPHYDITQPKNAPQHPPQHPPQHPPQHPPTTHTYTSQTYPQTNIPHPHDTCHTQPQSSYSYPSTSMGNNTSTTTQMQPAHQSGGMREAMRDPEPHFAFPQYQNL
- the LOC121001322 gene encoding uncharacterized protein LOC121001322 isoform X2; this encodes MAFLIPCTEMRSSWSQSQQQEEEEEEVTRDSEACASTGPLSPPPPDPTPPFQTPTQPALPVVETENIRTHRPKRRRPDRQEDRLIACLDALAHPAPKLSCDGLFLLSLEEKMQQVPRSRITEARDTLTRALDSFIPHYDITQPKNAPQHPPQHPPQHPPQHPPTTHTYTSQTYPQTNIPHPHDTCHTQPQSSYSYPSTSMGNNTSTTTQMQPAHQSGGMREAMRDPEPHFAFPQYQNL